One Bos taurus isolate L1 Dominette 01449 registration number 42190680 breed Hereford chromosome 3, ARS-UCD2.0, whole genome shotgun sequence DNA window includes the following coding sequences:
- the KCNJ13 gene encoding inward rectifier potassium channel 13 — translation MDGSHCKVIAPLLTERHQRMVTKDGHSTLQMDGAQTGLAYLRDAWGILMDMRWRWMMLVFSASFVIHWLVFAVLWYILAEMNGDLGLDHDAPPENHTICVKYITSFTAAFSFSLETQLTIGYGTMFPSGDCPSAIALLAIQMLLGLMLEAFITGAFVAKIARPKNRAFSIRFTDLAVVAHIDGKPNLIFQVANTRPSPLTNVRVSAVLYQERENGKLYQTSVDFHLDGISSEECPFFIFPLTYYHSIIPSSPLATLLQHENPPHFELVVFLSAMQEGTGETCQRRTSYLPSEIMLHHCFASLLARGSKGEYQIKMENFDKTTPEFQTPLVSKSPNRTDLDIHINGQSIDNFQISETGLTE, via the exons ATGGATGGCAGTCACTGCAAAGTTATTGCTCCTCTCCTGACTGAGAGACACCAGAGGATGGTTACCAAGGATGGTCACAGCACGCTTCAAATGGATGGCGCTCAAACAGGCCTTGCGTATCTTCGAGACGCTTGGGGAATCCTAATGGACATGCGCTGGCGCTGGATGATGCTGGTTTTCTCCGCCTCTTTTGTTATCCACTGGCTTGTCTTTGCAGTGCTCTGGTATATTCTAGCTGAGATGAATGGTGACCTGGGACTAGATCATGACGCCCCACCTGAAAACCACACTATCTGCGTCAAGTACATCACCAGTTTCACAGCAGCATTCTCCTTCTCCCTGGAGACACAGCTCACAATTGGTTACGGCACAATGTTCCCCAGTGGTGACTGTCCAAGTGCAATCGCCCTCCTTGCCATACAAATGCTCCTAGGCCTCATGCTAGAGGCTTTTATCACAG GTGCCTTTGTGGCGAAGATTGCCCGGCCAAAAAATCGAGCTTTCTCAATTCGCTTTactgacttagcagtagtagctcACATAGATGGCAAACCTAATCTCATTTTCCAAGTGGCCAACACTCGACCTAGCCCTCTAACCAATGTTCGGGTCTCAGCTGTGCTCTATCAGGAACGAGAGAACGGCAAACTCTACCAGACCAGTGTGGACTTTCACCTTGATGGCATCAGTTCCGAGGAGTGTCCATTCTTTATCTTTCCACTCACCTACTACCACTCTATTATACCATCAAGTCCTCTGGCTACTCTGCTCCAGCATGAAAATCCTCCCCACTTTGAATTAGTTGTGTTCCTTTCAGCAATGCAGGAAGGCACTGGAGAAACGTGCCAGAGGAGGACATCCTACCTGCCCTCCGAGATCATGTTGCATCACTGTTTTGCATCTCTGTTGGCCCGAGGCTCCAAAGGTGAATATCAAATCAAGATGGAGAATTTTGACAAGACTACTCCTGAATTTCAAACTCCTCTGGTCTCCAAGAGCCCAAACAGGACTGACCTGGATATCCACATCAACGGACAAAGCATTGACAATTTTCAGATCTCTGAAACAGGACTGACAGAGTAA